One segment of Castanea sativa cultivar Marrone di Chiusa Pesio chromosome 3, ASM4071231v1 DNA contains the following:
- the LOC142629387 gene encoding chitinase-like protein 1 — translation MLRAKMEYKRPVILTKALILFVLVNCVHSAAVPPRHVTHGSNDANRPCVACGSCPKSKASQYDRRGCTDCNTAKTRCCDGVINDYFQNDQFENLFSNRDSLEAHAKGFWDYHSFIAASAHYQPYGFGTTYINSTFFGTKEVAAFLAHVGTRTSCGNKVASKEPLEWGLCYNKEINSNSTNYCDEHVENIYPCAPGVAYYGRGALPIYWNYNYGEASKDLKVDLLNHPEYIEQNATLSFQVAIWRWMTPIMEHQPSAHDVFTGYWKPTKNDSLAKRVSGFGATINVLYGDLVCGQGDNEFMNNIISHYLYYLDLMGVGREEAGPHEVLSCAEQVAFNPTPSSSP, via the exons ATGTTACGTGCAAAAATGGAGTATAAACGTCCTGTAATCTTGACAAAGGCATTGATATTATTTGTGCTTGTCAATTGTGTCCACTCTGCAGCTGTGCCTCCAAGGCATGTTACACATGGAAGTAACGATGCAAATAGGCCGTGTGTTGCGTGTGGTTCGTGCCCAAAAAGTAAAGCGTCACAATATGATAGAAGAGGCTGTACTGACTGCAACACCGCTAAAACACGATGCTGTGATGGGGTCATTAATGACTATTTCCAGAACGACCAGTTTGAGAACTTGTTCTCAAACCGGGACTCCCTTGAGGCCCATGCAAAGGGCTTTTGGGACTACCACTCTTTTATCGCTGCCTCTGCTCACTACCAACCCTATGGCTTTGGAACTACCTACATCAACTCCACCTTCTTTGGAACCAAAGAAGTCGCAGCTTTTCTTGCCCATGTTGGCACCAGAACCTCCT GTGGAAATAAAGTGGCCAGTAAGGAACCATTAGAATGGGGTTTATGCTACAATAAGGAAATAAATTCCAACTCGACCAATTATTGTGATGAGCACGTCGAAAACATTTATCCTTGTGCTCCTGGAGTTGCATACTATGGCCGGGGTGCTTTGCCTATCTATTG GAACTACAATTATGGAGAAGCCAGTAAAGATCTAAAGGTGGATTTGTTGAACCATCCAGAATACATTGAACAAAATGCTACCCTTAGCTTCCaagttgcaatttggaggtGGATGACACCAATTATGGAGCATCAACCTTCAGCACATGATGTCTTTACTGGCTACTGGAAACCCACAAAGAATGACTCTCTCGCCAAGCGAGTTTCTGGTTTTGGAGCTACCATAAATGTGCTTTACGGAGATCTTGTTTGCGGTCAAGGTGATAATGAGTTCATGAACAACATCATATCCCATTACCTATATTACCTTGATCTTATGGGTGTTGGTCGAGAAGAAGCAGGGCCTCATGAAGTGCTCAGTTGTGCTGAGCAAGTTGCTTTCAATCCAACCCCTTCCTCGTCTCCTTGA